A genome region from Flavobacterium sp. CFS9 includes the following:
- a CDS encoding TrmH family RNA methyltransferase: protein MKQITSVQNPFIKSLVLLQEKAKARKQTGTFLIEGLREISLAIKGGYEIETVLFLPELVTENQIHKLVNSTVQLIEINKEVYQKLAYRDTTEGVLAIAKTKSMLLSDLKLSDNPLIIVAEAPEKPGNIGALLRTADAANLDAVLIANPKSDLYNPNIVRSSVGCLFTNQIATGTTAEIIAFLKEKKIDFYCATLQNSTSYHTQDFTTPTALVVGTEATGLTQDWRDAATQNIIIPMQGEIDSMNVSVAAAILIFEAKRQRGFN, encoded by the coding sequence ATGAAACAAATTACTTCAGTACAAAATCCGTTTATAAAATCACTTGTTTTACTACAGGAAAAGGCCAAAGCCCGCAAACAAACCGGAACATTTTTGATTGAAGGCTTACGTGAAATTTCACTGGCAATAAAAGGAGGTTACGAAATCGAAACTGTTTTATTTTTACCCGAATTGGTTACTGAAAATCAGATTCATAAATTGGTCAACAGTACCGTTCAACTTATTGAAATCAATAAAGAAGTTTATCAGAAACTGGCTTATCGTGATACCACCGAAGGCGTTCTGGCCATCGCTAAAACCAAATCAATGCTTTTATCAGATCTAAAACTATCTGATAATCCTTTAATTATAGTTGCCGAAGCACCTGAAAAACCGGGAAACATTGGCGCTCTTTTACGAACAGCAGATGCTGCCAATCTTGACGCCGTATTGATTGCCAATCCAAAAAGCGATTTATACAATCCGAATATTGTGCGCTCCAGTGTTGGCTGTTTGTTCACCAATCAGATTGCAACAGGAACGACGGCTGAAATCATAGCCTTTTTAAAAGAAAAGAAGATCGATTTTTACTGTGCAACACTACAAAACTCTACTTCGTATCATACGCAGGACTTCACCACCCCAACTGCTCTGGTTGTGGGTACAGAAGCTACCGGCTTAACACAAGACTGGCGAGATGCTGCCACTCAGAATATCATCATTCCGATGCAGGGCGAAATCGACAGCATGAATGTCTCGGTGGCCGCCGCAATTTTAATTTTCGAAGCCAAACGTCAACGCGGATTTAACTAA
- a CDS encoding phosphoglyceromutase: protein MKKLLVLVFVFTSFMSHAQKTENIIIITTDGFRWQEVFKGMDPAIANDKKFNQGDSTYIYKNYASADSKESRKKIMPFLWSEIASKGQIYGNRDLGSKVDVSNPYWFSYPGYSEIMTGNVDVAINSNHYKNNPNVNVLEFLNQQSKLKGKVAAFGAWDAFDRILNEKRSGFPVISAFDNVGGDKPTETHKLLNEMRNNSFKPFHQDECLDVFTHYQALNELKTKKPKVLYIAYGETDEWAHAGHYRSYLDAANQVDKWIKEIWNFVQNDPQYKNKTTLVITVDHGRGDKTKAQWTDHGADVEGASQIWFAAMGPEIAPKGEIKTDSQLYQKQIAQTIAKIMGYTFTAPHPVANEISEVLQK, encoded by the coding sequence ATGAAAAAACTACTTGTACTTGTATTCGTTTTTACAAGCTTTATGTCTCATGCACAAAAAACCGAGAACATTATTATCATTACCACAGACGGCTTTAGATGGCAGGAAGTGTTTAAAGGAATGGACCCTGCTATTGCCAATGATAAAAAATTCAATCAGGGAGACAGTACCTATATTTACAAGAATTATGCAAGTGCTGATTCCAAGGAAAGCCGAAAAAAAATCATGCCTTTTTTATGGTCAGAAATTGCTTCGAAAGGACAAATTTATGGCAATCGTGACTTAGGAAGCAAAGTTGATGTTTCCAACCCGTACTGGTTCAGTTATCCCGGATACAGCGAAATTATGACCGGAAATGTTGACGTTGCCATTAACTCCAATCATTACAAAAACAACCCAAATGTAAATGTTCTGGAATTTTTAAACCAGCAATCCAAACTAAAAGGAAAAGTGGCCGCTTTTGGCGCCTGGGATGCTTTTGATCGAATCTTGAATGAGAAAAGAAGCGGTTTTCCCGTAATTTCTGCCTTCGATAATGTGGGAGGAGACAAACCGACAGAAACTCATAAGTTATTGAATGAAATGCGCAATAACTCGTTTAAACCTTTTCATCAGGATGAGTGTTTGGATGTTTTTACACACTATCAGGCTTTAAACGAACTTAAAACCAAAAAGCCAAAAGTACTTTACATCGCCTACGGAGAAACCGATGAATGGGCACATGCCGGGCACTACAGATCGTACCTTGACGCTGCAAATCAGGTAGACAAATGGATTAAAGAAATCTGGAATTTTGTACAAAATGATCCGCAATACAAAAACAAAACTACTTTGGTAATCACTGTAGATCACGGTCGTGGTGACAAAACAAAAGCACAATGGACAGACCATGGTGCTGACGTTGAAGGTGCCTCCCAAATTTGGTTTGCTGCAATGGGCCCTGAAATTGCACCAAAAGGAGAAATCAAAACAGATTCTCAACTGTATCAAAAACAGATAGCGCAAACCATCGCAAAAATCATGGGATATACTTTCACCGCTCCACATCCGGTAGCGAACGAAATTTCAGAAGTACTTCAGAAATAA
- a CDS encoding DUF58 domain-containing protein, with protein sequence MKFIKSLYLNNFFFYVLLGIIGAFVCAFIFPNLYNAVWFVVLILITFSGLDILLLYLSKTGIEAERTTPEKLSNGDLNPVTITIKNHYTFKISIKIIDEIPFQFQVRDFKIIKTVKAAEQKEIGYELRPTERGEYYFGYLNVYVSSPLRLISRRFSFDKDKMVPTYPSYIQLRKYDLLAFSNNLYQYGIKKIRRIGHTMEFEQIKEYVQGDDLRTLNWKATAKKNALMVNQFQDEKSQAVYMAIDKGRSMQMPFNGLSLLDYAINSTLVLSNVILKKQDKAGIFSFSKKVENRVFAEKRASQMQKILETLYNIKTDFFESDYSRLYVDIKKNINQRSLIILYTNFETMDGLNRQLPYLKGIAKSHLLVVVFFSNTELNAIINKKTDTIQEIYDKVIAEKFMFEKRLIANELKKYGIHSVLTQPENLTLDAINKYLEIKARGIL encoded by the coding sequence TTGAAATTCATCAAAAGCTTATATCTCAATAACTTTTTCTTCTATGTGCTTTTAGGCATTATTGGAGCATTTGTCTGTGCTTTTATTTTTCCTAATTTGTACAATGCGGTTTGGTTTGTAGTTTTAATTTTAATTACTTTTTCAGGGCTTGACATACTTCTTTTATATCTAAGTAAAACAGGCATTGAAGCAGAAAGAACCACACCGGAAAAACTTTCAAACGGAGATTTGAATCCTGTAACGATCACAATTAAAAACCATTATACCTTTAAAATTTCAATTAAGATCATCGACGAAATTCCGTTTCAGTTTCAGGTACGTGATTTCAAAATTATAAAAACCGTTAAAGCTGCTGAGCAAAAAGAAATTGGCTACGAATTACGACCTACAGAACGTGGCGAATATTACTTTGGCTATCTGAACGTTTATGTTTCGTCACCGCTAAGATTAATTTCCAGAAGATTTTCTTTCGATAAAGACAAAATGGTTCCCACCTATCCGTCTTATATTCAGCTGCGAAAATACGATCTATTGGCTTTTTCAAATAATTTGTACCAGTACGGAATCAAAAAAATCCGTAGAATTGGTCATACCATGGAATTCGAGCAAATTAAAGAATATGTTCAGGGTGACGACCTTCGAACTTTAAACTGGAAAGCCACAGCCAAGAAAAATGCTTTAATGGTCAATCAGTTTCAGGACGAAAAATCACAGGCCGTTTACATGGCAATCGATAAAGGCCGTTCCATGCAAATGCCTTTTAACGGATTGAGTTTACTGGATTATGCCATAAATTCGACCCTGGTTTTATCGAACGTTATTCTGAAAAAACAGGACAAAGCAGGGATTTTTTCATTCTCCAAAAAAGTAGAAAACCGTGTTTTTGCCGAAAAAAGGGCTTCTCAAATGCAAAAAATTCTCGAGACCTTATACAATATCAAAACCGATTTTTTCGAAAGCGACTACAGCCGTTTGTATGTCGACATCAAAAAAAACATCAATCAAAGAAGTTTAATCATTTTGTACACTAACTTTGAAACGATGGACGGTTTAAACCGACAATTGCCTTATTTAAAAGGAATTGCAAAAAGTCATTTACTGGTAGTTGTCTTTTTCAGTAATACCGAACTAAATGCCATCATCAACAAAAAAACAGACACCATTCAGGAGATTTACGACAAAGTGATCGCTGAAAAATTCATGTTCGAAAAACGTTTAATTGCCAACGAACTCAAAAAATACGGAATACACTCTGTTCTAACACAGCCCGAAAATCTGACGCTCGATGCGATCAATAAATATCTGGAAATTAAAGCCCGAGGGATTTTGTAG
- a CDS encoding AAA family ATPase, producing the protein MDDINTTSQITNENVNFETRINLAPLLDHVSAIKKELETVIVGQHKMVDQLLVAILSNGHVLLEGVPGVAKTITAKLLSKTLNIGFSRIQFTPDLMPSDILGTSIFNLKTSEFEFKQGPIFSNLILIDEINRAPAKTQAALFEVMEERQITIDGSAYQLETPFLVIATQNPIEQEGTYRLPEAQLDRFLFKITIDYPKLDEEILIIQREHLLQNHGKLEAVKTILSAKEIKEYQALVKQIRVEQNLLEYIARIVVNTRENAFLYLGASPRASIAILNAAKGFAAIRGRDFVTPEDIKDAAIPVLQHRVIVAPEREMEGITSSEIIRQIIETVEIPR; encoded by the coding sequence ATGGACGATATCAATACAACATCTCAAATCACCAATGAAAATGTGAATTTTGAAACCAGAATAAACTTAGCGCCTCTTTTAGATCACGTTAGCGCAATCAAAAAAGAACTCGAAACTGTAATTGTCGGACAGCACAAAATGGTCGATCAGCTTTTGGTGGCTATTTTATCCAACGGACATGTTTTACTGGAAGGAGTTCCGGGTGTTGCCAAAACCATTACCGCCAAACTATTGTCTAAAACCCTGAACATTGGCTTTAGCCGAATACAATTCACACCGGATTTAATGCCATCTGATATCTTAGGAACCTCGATTTTTAATTTAAAAACATCCGAATTTGAATTCAAACAAGGTCCGATTTTCTCCAATTTAATCTTAATCGACGAAATAAATCGTGCCCCTGCCAAAACACAGGCCGCACTTTTTGAAGTAATGGAAGAACGTCAGATTACCATTGACGGATCGGCTTATCAGCTTGAAACTCCATTTCTGGTCATTGCCACTCAAAACCCAATTGAACAGGAAGGAACCTATCGTTTGCCGGAGGCACAATTGGATCGTTTTTTATTCAAAATCACCATCGATTATCCAAAACTCGATGAAGAAATTTTAATCATTCAAAGAGAACATTTACTACAAAATCACGGAAAATTAGAAGCTGTTAAAACAATACTTTCTGCTAAGGAAATAAAAGAATACCAGGCTTTGGTAAAACAAATCAGAGTCGAGCAAAATCTGTTGGAATACATTGCACGAATTGTAGTCAATACCCGTGAAAATGCGTTCTTATATCTGGGAGCCTCTCCACGTGCTTCAATTGCCATTTTGAATGCCGCCAAAGGTTTTGCTGCCATCCGCGGACGTGATTTTGTTACTCCTGAAGACATTAAAGATGCTGCCATTCCGGTTTTACAGCATCGTGTAATTGTAGCTCCTGAGCGTGAAATGGAAGGCATCACAAGTTCAGAAATCATCAGACAAATTATTGAAACTGTCGAAATTCCAAGATAA
- a CDS encoding DUF4350 domain-containing protein: protein MSKTLKIYIAVLVLILALILIADREQPKPIDWTPTYSVNDKIPFGLYVFNNEINDFFKNHIVERISDLTPYEYLNSKYDNDSLVENYKIKGTFLNISESNTIDEESVNELLYFVSRGNNAFLSMKEFPQYLLDSLKVDVNADYLNSGSTTVWLANPQLKNKKYEFVQTLEGYFSKIDTAKTTVLGYQISSVKKAKKHINFIKIPYYQGHFYLHTQPVAFTNYNLLKGDHFQYTENVLSCLPEGDIFWYTKGQNNERISESPLRFILSQPGLKWAWYFFLFGMLIFIIFNAKRKQRIVPILKPLPNLTVDFTKTIGNLYYQEGDHANIIDKKIIYFLEKIRNEYLIDTTKLDDHFIQKLHHKTGKNVTDIQELVFLINEHRKSYHGSLEEDLIRINNAIEKILH from the coding sequence ATGAGTAAAACACTTAAAATTTATATTGCTGTACTGGTTCTTATTCTGGCTTTAATTCTGATCGCAGATCGGGAACAGCCAAAACCTATTGACTGGACACCCACCTATTCTGTCAATGACAAAATCCCTTTCGGGCTTTACGTTTTCAACAACGAAATCAATGATTTTTTTAAGAATCATATTGTAGAACGAATTTCAGACCTAACTCCTTATGAGTATCTGAACTCCAAATATGACAATGACAGTCTCGTAGAAAATTACAAAATAAAAGGAACTTTTCTAAACATCTCCGAATCCAATACCATTGATGAAGAATCTGTAAACGAACTTCTTTATTTTGTATCGCGTGGAAACAATGCTTTTTTGAGCATGAAAGAATTTCCTCAATATCTGTTAGACAGTTTAAAAGTAGATGTAAATGCTGATTATCTCAATTCAGGCAGCACCACTGTTTGGCTGGCTAATCCACAACTGAAGAACAAAAAATATGAATTTGTACAGACCTTAGAAGGTTATTTTTCTAAAATTGATACCGCCAAAACCACGGTGCTGGGTTATCAGATCTCTTCGGTCAAGAAAGCAAAAAAGCATATCAATTTTATAAAAATTCCTTATTATCAAGGGCATTTTTACCTGCACACTCAGCCTGTCGCTTTTACAAACTACAACTTACTGAAGGGAGACCATTTTCAATATACAGAAAATGTGTTATCCTGTTTACCTGAAGGAGATATTTTTTGGTACACCAAAGGGCAAAACAACGAGCGTATTTCCGAATCGCCTTTGCGGTTCATTTTAAGTCAGCCCGGTTTAAAATGGGCCTGGTATTTCTTTCTGTTTGGAATGCTGATTTTTATTATTTTTAATGCCAAGCGTAAACAGCGAATTGTTCCGATACTAAAACCTTTGCCTAATTTAACCGTTGATTTCACGAAGACTATTGGAAACTTATATTATCAGGAAGGCGATCACGCTAACATTATTGATAAAAAGATCATTTACTTTTTAGAGAAAATCAGGAATGAATATTTAATCGATACCACGAAACTGGACGATCATTTTATTCAAAAACTGCATCATAAAACAGGTAAAAATGTAACGGATATTCAGGAACTCGTATTTTTGATTAACGAACATCGAAAGAGTTATCACGGCAGTCTTGAAGAAGATCTGATCCGAATTAACAATGCCATAGAAAAGATTTTACATTAG
- a CDS encoding DUF4129 domain-containing protein has product MNKIFLFLLSFFIFSGIVQAQDTLATAEPPKITAVKYTEKDIRVDSGTIEIKTFPKNFKKRYTGSSFVYEFKAPEKGLWQRFKEWLASVLGDWFDFETPESSINFVSVLIKVIAVLIIIFVIYLIVKAIINKEGQWIFGKNSKKKNIIYSEIEKNIHLLDFDKLIRESIQSGEKRAAVRYYYLWLLKVMAQNNYIEWDIEKTNSDYLYELQKPAHKEEFTYLSYLYNYIWYGEFEIDETTFRKAENRFKNALKTFSNE; this is encoded by the coding sequence ATGAATAAAATCTTCCTATTCCTTTTATCTTTTTTTATTTTCTCCGGCATTGTTCAGGCGCAGGATACTTTGGCTACAGCCGAACCTCCGAAAATAACAGCTGTAAAATACACTGAAAAAGATATTCGGGTAGATTCCGGTACCATAGAAATTAAGACTTTCCCTAAAAATTTCAAAAAAAGGTATACCGGTTCCAGTTTTGTTTATGAATTTAAAGCTCCTGAAAAAGGTTTGTGGCAGCGTTTTAAGGAATGGCTGGCCAGTGTTTTAGGAGACTGGTTCGATTTTGAAACCCCGGAAAGCTCCATTAATTTTGTTTCGGTTCTGATAAAAGTAATCGCCGTTCTCATCATCATTTTTGTCATCTATTTAATTGTAAAAGCCATCATTAATAAAGAAGGACAATGGATTTTTGGAAAGAACTCTAAGAAAAAAAACATTATCTATTCTGAAATCGAAAAAAACATTCACCTTTTAGATTTTGATAAACTGATTAGAGAAAGCATACAATCCGGTGAAAAAAGAGCTGCCGTCAGATACTACTATCTATGGCTTTTGAAGGTTATGGCACAGAATAATTATATCGAATGGGACATCGAAAAAACCAACTCCGATTATTTATACGAACTTCAAAAACCTGCACACAAAGAAGAGTTTACTTACTTGTCTTATCTGTACAATTACATCTGGTATGGTGAGTTTGAAATTGATGAAACCACTTTCAGAAAAGCCGAAAACCGATTCAAGAATGCCTTAAAAACCTTTAGCAATGAGTAA
- a CDS encoding stage II sporulation protein M → MREVAFIKQNKEKWLEFELAIFGKAKKNPDELANLYIQMMNDLSYAQTYYPKSKTVIYLNHLASQIYQKIYKTKRTEKNKFLEFFVTEVPLLMYEYKRYLLYAFALFFLTVGIGVVSARYDQDFVRLILGDSYVNMTLENIKKGNPMAVYGSGSNWGSFIGITMNNLYVGARCYIYGIFGGLGTFYIFLQNCIMLGSFQYFFYEQGVFWKSVRGIWIHGSMEIFTIVIETTAGFILGASILFPKTFSRMSSFKIGFKNSFKIFLSTFPFTISAGFLEGFITRYSIDMPNWLSSFIILLTLAIISFYYLIYPFIVHKKTTLS, encoded by the coding sequence ATGAGAGAAGTCGCCTTCATAAAACAAAATAAAGAAAAATGGCTGGAATTTGAGCTAGCTATTTTTGGTAAAGCTAAAAAAAATCCTGACGAGTTAGCTAATTTGTACATTCAAATGATGAATGATTTGTCGTATGCCCAAACGTATTATCCGAAGAGCAAAACCGTTATTTACCTCAATCATCTCGCTTCACAAATTTATCAGAAAATTTATAAAACAAAACGAACGGAAAAAAATAAGTTTCTGGAATTCTTTGTTACTGAAGTTCCCTTGCTGATGTACGAATACAAACGCTATTTACTGTATGCTTTTGCGCTGTTTTTTCTGACGGTGGGAATTGGAGTTGTTTCTGCCCGATACGATCAGGATTTTGTTCGTCTTATTCTGGGTGATTCTTATGTGAACATGACTTTGGAAAATATCAAAAAAGGAAATCCAATGGCTGTATACGGCTCCGGAAGTAACTGGGGAAGTTTTATTGGCATTACCATGAACAACCTTTATGTAGGTGCGAGATGTTACATTTATGGAATTTTTGGAGGTCTGGGTACCTTTTACATTTTCCTTCAAAACTGTATCATGCTGGGCTCTTTTCAGTATTTCTTTTACGAACAGGGTGTTTTCTGGAAAAGTGTACGTGGTATCTGGATTCACGGTTCCATGGAGATTTTTACGATTGTAATCGAAACAACTGCGGGCTTTATTTTGGGGGCTTCGATCCTGTTTCCTAAAACTTTCTCGAGAATGAGTTCTTTTAAAATAGGCTTCAAAAATAGTTTCAAAATATTCCTGAGTACTTTTCCGTTTACCATCAGTGCGGGTTTTCTCGAAGGGTTTATCACACGATATTCCATTGACATGCCCAATTGGCTAAGCAGTTTTATCATTTTACTTACTTTAGCTATAATTTCATTTTATTATTTGATTTACCCTTTTATTGTTCACAAAAAAACAACTTTATCCTAA
- a CDS encoding RDD family protein codes for MSELSINTTQNVKINFIAATIGERIGSYFIDLAIKVAYVTVISLIFFYGLNFDKVLNTLDNWSRMSIILLMYFPFIIYTITLESIFEGQTIGKKLVKIKVVKIDGYQAGFGDYLMRWFFRLVDISVLGGIVGLISIISSQKGQRLGDMVAGTAVITLKNKINISHTILEEIGDAYVPTYPLVIKLSDNDMRIIKETFQSALAKNDHEIIYKLVAKIESVTGIKNQSGNNSDFLRVILKDYNFYTQNM; via the coding sequence ATGTCAGAATTATCTATAAATACGACACAAAATGTCAAAATAAATTTTATCGCCGCAACGATAGGAGAAAGAATAGGTTCTTATTTCATTGATTTAGCTATTAAAGTGGCTTATGTGACTGTAATTTCTCTGATATTTTTTTACGGATTAAATTTCGATAAAGTGCTGAACACCTTAGACAACTGGTCGAGAATGTCTATAATTTTATTAATGTATTTTCCATTTATCATTTATACCATAACCTTAGAAAGCATTTTTGAAGGACAGACAATTGGCAAGAAATTAGTAAAAATAAAAGTGGTAAAAATTGACGGTTATCAGGCGGGATTCGGTGATTATTTAATGCGATGGTTTTTCAGATTAGTTGATATTTCCGTACTTGGAGGAATCGTGGGACTGATCTCCATAATTTCGAGTCAAAAAGGACAGCGATTGGGTGATATGGTTGCCGGAACAGCTGTGATTACGTTAAAAAATAAAATCAACATCAGCCACACTATTCTGGAGGAAATTGGTGATGCTTATGTCCCGACTTATCCTTTGGTGATTAAATTATCGGACAACGATATGAGAATTATCAAAGAGACTTTTCAAAGTGCATTGGCCAAAAACGATCATGAAATCATTTATAAGCTGGTTGCCAAAATAGAGAGTGTTACCGGAATTAAAAATCAGTCGGGTAATAATAGTGACTTTTTGAGGGTTATCCTCAAGGATTATAATTTTTATACACAGAATATGTAG
- a CDS encoding trimeric intracellular cation channel family protein, whose translation MFHLLDIIGTMAFAMSGALTAMHKKLDPFGVFIIAFVTAVGGGTLRDVLIGRTPVGWMLDLQYVYVIILGFGFAILFRKKFDRLRTSLFLFDTIGLGVFTLIGLEKGILIGLHPVICIALGTMTACFGGVIRDILCNEIPTIFRREIYATICIFGGIVFFILKKLNLEDDVLYLVTSVVMIVTRLLAVKYKWYLPAFEHK comes from the coding sequence ATGTTTCATTTATTAGATATTATTGGTACAATGGCTTTTGCCATGTCGGGTGCTTTAACAGCGATGCATAAAAAGCTGGATCCGTTTGGTGTTTTTATCATTGCTTTTGTGACGGCTGTTGGTGGAGGAACGCTTCGTGATGTGCTGATTGGCAGAACACCTGTAGGATGGATGCTGGATTTGCAATATGTATATGTAATCATCCTCGGGTTTGGATTTGCCATTCTTTTCAGAAAAAAGTTCGACAGACTGCGTACTTCGCTGTTCTTGTTTGATACGATCGGATTAGGTGTTTTTACCTTAATTGGACTCGAGAAAGGAATTCTGATTGGTTTGCATCCGGTTATTTGTATTGCATTAGGGACCATGACGGCTTGTTTTGGCGGTGTGATTCGGGATATTTTGTGTAACGAAATTCCAACCATTTTTAGAAGAGAGATTTATGCAACCATCTGTATTTTTGGAGGAATCGTATTTTTTATCCTGAAAAAACTGAATTTAGAAGACGATGTTTTGTATTTAGTAACTTCGGTCGTAATGATTGTTACACGTTTATTAGCCGTAAAATACAAATGGTATTTACCAGCATTTGAACACAAGTAA
- a CDS encoding GNAT family N-acetyltransferase: MKYTVRNYHKNDYEIWNAFVAQAKNATFLFYRDFMEYHEDRFKDFSLLVFKDDKLKAILPANKVGNLVYSHQGLTYGGLVYSEKTKQADVIEIFQAVLFFLNENEILKLHYKTLPSIYRLKPAEEILYALFLADAKLVRRDSLSVIDLSQENVVSKIRKRGYQKGVSNQLIIKEEVDFEVFWDEVLIPNLNKRHNANPVHSAEEMYDLQRHFPQNIHQFNVYLEDKIVAGTTIFETETTVHCQYISKNEKEDLGSLDYLYHYLIQKRFAQKRFFDFGISNENQGKNLNEGLSYWKESFGAGTIVHDFYELETANYKKLNGIFV, encoded by the coding sequence ATGAAATATACCGTAAGGAATTATCATAAAAACGATTACGAAATATGGAATGCATTTGTGGCGCAGGCTAAAAATGCAACATTCCTGTTTTACCGTGATTTTATGGAGTACCACGAAGACCGATTTAAAGATTTCTCACTTTTGGTTTTCAAGGATGATAAATTAAAAGCAATTTTACCAGCGAACAAAGTCGGAAATTTGGTTTACTCACATCAAGGATTGACTTACGGAGGCTTGGTCTATAGCGAAAAAACAAAACAAGCTGACGTTATTGAAATTTTTCAGGCAGTTTTGTTCTTTCTGAACGAGAATGAAATTCTGAAACTGCATTATAAAACCCTTCCTTCTATTTATCGTCTAAAACCTGCAGAAGAAATTTTGTATGCTCTGTTTTTGGCTGATGCAAAACTGGTACGCCGTGATTCACTTTCGGTAATCGATTTATCGCAGGAAAATGTGGTATCAAAAATTAGGAAAAGAGGTTATCAAAAAGGAGTTTCGAATCAATTGATCATCAAAGAAGAGGTTGATTTTGAAGTGTTTTGGGATGAAGTTTTAATTCCCAATTTGAATAAAAGACACAATGCAAATCCGGTGCACTCAGCAGAAGAAATGTATGATCTGCAGAGACATTTTCCTCAAAATATTCATCAGTTTAATGTTTATTTAGAAGATAAAATTGTGGCCGGAACCACCATTTTTGAAACTGAAACGACAGTGCATTGTCAGTATATTTCGAAGAATGAAAAGGAAGACTTAGGAAGCCTGGATTATTTATATCATTATCTGATTCAGAAACGATTTGCACAAAAGCGATTTTTTGATTTTGGAATTTCGAATGAAAATCAGGGAAAGAACCTGAATGAAGGTTTGTCGTACTGGAAAGAAAGTTTTGGAGCGGGCACGATAGTTCATGACTTCTACGAACTGGAAACGGCAAATTATAAGAAGTTAAATGGTATTTTTGTTTAA
- a CDS encoding DegT/DnrJ/EryC1/StrS family aminotransferase gives MISFLDLKKINKPYETAFQEKLKTVLENGWYILGKEVETFETAFAKYCKADYCIGTGNGLDALTLIFKGYIALGKLQKGDEVIVPANTYIASILAVLQADLVPVLVEPRLETYNLNPDLIEEKITPKTKAILAVHLYGQLAEMDQIKEIANRNNLLLVEDAAQSHGAFENSNNSKFQIPDSGDGSIISLKSKINNLKSSAAYSFYPGKNLGALGDGGAITTNDAELAKVLFALRNYGSEVKYHNDYIGVNSRLDELQAAFLSLKLPHLDADNDRRRKIAKRYLTEIKNEKIVLPFWDFSNNHVFHLFVIRTSNREALQAYLVQNSIQTVIHYPIPPHQQKALPEWNNLSLPVTEKIHQEVLSLPISPVLTETEVDFIVEVLNRF, from the coding sequence ATGATATCATTTCTGGACCTGAAGAAAATAAACAAACCTTATGAAACCGCTTTTCAGGAAAAACTGAAAACGGTTTTAGAGAATGGCTGGTACATTTTAGGGAAAGAAGTAGAAACATTTGAAACCGCTTTTGCAAAATACTGCAAAGCCGATTACTGCATCGGAACAGGAAATGGTCTGGATGCTTTAACTTTGATTTTTAAGGGCTATATAGCGTTAGGGAAACTGCAAAAAGGAGATGAGGTGATCGTTCCTGCCAATACTTATATTGCTAGTATTCTCGCTGTATTGCAGGCAGATTTAGTTCCGGTTTTAGTGGAACCAAGATTGGAAACATACAATCTCAATCCCGATTTAATTGAGGAAAAAATCACTCCGAAAACTAAAGCTATTTTAGCCGTTCATCTTTACGGACAACTGGCCGAAATGGACCAAATAAAGGAAATTGCAAATCGTAATAATCTATTACTTGTTGAAGATGCAGCCCAATCGCATGGTGCATTTGAAAATTCCAATAATTCTAAATTCCAAATTCCAGATTCGGGAGACGGATCGATCATCAGTTTAAAATCTAAAATCAACAATCTGAAATCAAGTGCAGCGTATAGTTTTTATCCCGGAAAGAATCTTGGTGCTTTAGGTGACGGCGGTGCGATTACAACAAATGATGCAGAGCTGGCCAAAGTACTTTTTGCACTTCGCAATTATGGTTCAGAAGTAAAATATCACAATGATTATATTGGGGTGAACTCAAGATTAGATGAACTTCAGGCCGCTTTTTTAAGTCTGAAATTACCTCATTTAGATGCCGATAACGATAGGCGACGCAAAATTGCCAAACGATATTTGACAGAAATAAAAAATGAAAAAATAGTACTTCCGTTTTGGGATTTTTCAAATAACCACGTTTTTCATTTGTTTGTGATACGTACGTCAAATCGTGAAGCGCTACAGGCTTATTTAGTCCAAAACAGCATACAAACTGTAATTCATTATCCAATTCCGCCACATCAGCAAAAAGCACTTCCTGAATGGAATAATTTGTCATTGCCTGTTACAGAAAAGATTCATCAGGAAGTTTTAAGCTTGCCAATCAGTCCTGTTTTGACGGAGACTGAGGTTGATTTTATTGTTGAGGTTTTAAATAGGTTTTAG